Proteins encoded in a region of the Globicephala melas chromosome 1, mGloMel1.2, whole genome shotgun sequence genome:
- the ZNF281 gene encoding zinc finger protein 281, whose translation MKVGSAFLSGGGGGAGSGGRAEMEPSFPPGMVMFNHRLPPVASFARPAGAAAPPPQCVLAAAPAAAPAAEPPPAPAPDVTFKKEPAAPGAAFPAQRTSWGFLQSLVSIKQEKPADSEEPPGAPHPHYGGLFAGADERAPGLGAGDAGGPGVIQDLSVLHPPPPPAPHPRDVLLGRTDDPRGPEEPKPDASVKKAKRPKPESQGIKAKRKPGASSKPSLAGDGEGAVLSPSQKPHICDHCSAAFRSSYHLRRHVLIHTGERPFQCSQCSMGFIQKYLLQRHEKIHSREKPFGCDQCSMKFIQKYHMERHKRTHSGEKPYKCDTCQQYFSRTDRLLKHRRTCGEALAKGAPSAEPGSSSNHSTVGNLAVLSQGSTSSSRRKAKSRSIAVENKEPKTGKANESHMSNSINMQSYSVEMPAVSSSGGIIGTGIEELQKRVPKLIFKKGSRKSMDKNYLNFVSPLPDIVGQKSLSGKPSGSLGIVSNSSVETISLLQSTSGKQGQISSNYDDAMQFSKKRRYLPTASSNSAFSVNVGHMVSQQSVIQSAGVGVLDSEAPLSLIDSSALNAEIKSCHDKSGIPDEVLQSILDQYSNKSESQKEDPFNITEPRVDLHASGEHSELVQEENLSPGTQTASSDKASMLQEYSKYLQQAFEKSTNAGFTLGHGFQFVSLSSPLHNHTLFPEKQIYTTSPLECGFGQSVTSVLPSSLPKPPFGMLFGSQPGLYLSALDATHQQLTPSQELDDLIDSQKNLETSSAFQSSSQKLTSQKEQQKNLESSTSFQIPSQELAGQMDPQKDVEPRTTYQIENFAQAFGSQFKSGSRVPMTFITNSNGEVDHRARTSVSDFSGYTNMMSDVSEPCSTRGKTPTSQSYR comes from the coding sequence ATGAAAGTCGGCAGCGCGTTCctgagcggcggcggcggcggcgcgggcagCGGCGGGCGGGCGGAGATGGAGCCCAGCTTCCCGCCGGGCATGGTGATGTTCAACCACCGGCTGCCCCCGGTCGCCAGCTTCGCGCGGCCGGCGGGCGCGGCCGCCCCTCCCCCGCAGTGCGTGCTGGCCGCCGCCCCGGCCGCGGCCCCGGCCGCCGAGCCCCCCCCGGCGCCCGCCCCGGACGTGACTTTCAAGAAGGAGCCGGCGGCGCCCGGCGCGGCCTTCCCGGCGCAGAGGACCTCCTGGGGCTTCCTGCAGTCGCTGGTCAGCATCAAGCAGGAGAAGCCGGCAGACTCCGAGGAGCCGCCGGGCGCCCCCCATCCTCACTACGGGGGGCTGTTCGCGGGGGCAGACGAGcgggcgccggggctgggcgctgGGGACGCGGGAGGCCCGGGCGTCATCCAGGACCTGAGCGTCCTgcacccgccgccgccgcccgccccccacccccgcgacGTGCTGCTCGGCCGGACTGACGACCCCCGCGGCCCCGAGGAGCCCAAGCCGGACGCGAGCGTCAAGAAGGCCAAGAGGCCAAAGCCAGAATCTCAGGGAATCAAAGCCAAGAGGAAGCCGGGCGCATCTTCCAAGCCGTCGCTGGCGGGAGACGGAGAAGGCGCCGTCCTGTCCCCAAGCCAGAAACCTCACATCTGCGACCACTGCAGCGCCGCTTTCCGCAGCTCCTACCACCTGCGGAGGCACGTCCTCATCCACACCGGAGAGCGGCCCTTCCAGTGCAGCCAGTGCAGCATGGGCTTCATCCAGAAGTACCTGCTGCAGAGGCACGAGAAGATCCACAGCCGGGAGAAGCCCTTCGGGTGCGATCAGTGCAGCATGAAGTTCATCCAGAAGTACCATATGGAGAGACACAAGCGGACGCACAGTGGAGAAAAGCCATACAAATGTGACACTTGCCAGCAGTATTTCTCAAGGACTGATAGACTGTTGAAGCACAGGCGCACGTGCGGCGAAGCCCTGGCGAAGGGGGCGCCCAGTGCAGAGCCTGGGTCATCCAGCAACCATAGCACCGTGGGTAACCTGGCTGTGTTGTCTCAGGGAAGTACAAGTTCTTCAAGGAGAAAAGCGAAGTCGAGAAGCATAGCTGTTGAAAACAAGGAGCCCAAGACTGGGAAAGCAAATGAATCCCATATGTCAAACAGCATAAACATGCAGAGTTACTCAGTAGAAATGCCTGCTGTGTCTTCCAGTGGGGGCATCATCGGCACTGGCATAGAGGAACTCCAGAAGAGGGTGCCAAAATTGATCTTTAAGAAAGGAAGCCGGAAGAGCATGGATAAAAACTACCTGAACTTTGTGTCACCGCTACCAGACATAGTTGGACAGAAGTCCTTGTCTGGGAAACCGAGTGGCTCCCTTGGCATCGTGTCAAACAGTAGCGTGGAGACCATTAGTCTTCTCCAAAGTACAAGTGGCAAACAAGGTCAAATAAGCAGTAATTATGACGATGCCATGCAGTTCTCAAAGAAAAGAAGATACCTACCCACCGCCAGCAGCAACAGTGCCTTTTCCGTGAACGTGGGACACATGGTCTCCCAGCAGTCCGTCATTCAGTCGGCGGGCGTCGGTGTTTTGGACAGTGAGGCCCCGTTGTCCCTTATTGACTCCTCGGCCCTGAACGCGGAAATTAAGTCTTGTCACGACAAGTCGGGAATTCCTGACGAGGTTTTACAAAGTATTTTGGATCAGTACTCCAACAAGTCAGAGAGCCAGAAGGAAGATCCTTTCAACATAACAGAACCACGAGTGGATCTGCACGCCTCAGGAGAACACTCAGAACTGGTTCAAGAAGAAAATTTGAGCCCGGGCACCCAGACTGCTTCAAGTGACAAGGCGAGCATGTTGCAAGAATACTCCAAATACCTCCAACAGGCTTTCGAGAAATCCACGAATGCAGGTTTTACTCTGGGACACGGTTTCCAATTTGTCAGTCTGTCTTCACCTCTCCACAACCACACTTTATTTCCAGaaaaacagatatacactacATCTCCTTTGGAGTGTGGTTTCGGCCAGTCTGTTACCTCAGTGTTGCCATCTTCATTGCCAAAGCCTCCTTTTGGGATGTTGTTTGGGTCTCAGCCGGGTCTTTATTTGTCTGCTTTGGATGCCACACATCAGCAGTTGACACCTTCCCAGGAGCTGGATGACCTGATAGATTCTCAGAAGAATCTAGAGACTTCATCAGCCTTCCAGTCCTCATCTCAGAAACTGACTAGCCAGAAGGAACAACAGAAAAACTTAGAGTCCTCAACGAGCTTTCAGATCCCATCTCAGGAGTTAGCCGGCCAGATGGATCCTCAGAAGGACGTAGAGCCCAGAACAACGTACCAGATTGAGAACTTTGCACAGGCGTTCGGTTCTCAGTTCAAGTCGGGCAGCAGGGTGCCAATGACCTTTATCACGAACTCTAATGGAGAAGTGGACCATAGAGCAAGGACTTCAGTGTcagatttctcagggtatacaaaCATGATGTCTGATGTTAGTGAGCCATGTAGTACCAGAGGAAAGACCCCCACCAGCCAGAGTTACAGGTAA